A genomic region of uncultured Paludibaculum sp. contains the following coding sequences:
- a CDS encoding choice-of-anchor V domain-containing protein gives MKMGKIHNTTRLLICAAFFGASLFARSAGAPAFVTGAPGDGICTDCHGGVANTGGGNVKVALVDATNWTPGQQVRLRITLTDATAQRWGFEISPRMASDANKSAGTLEVADAANTRKINSAGIDFITHTSTGTYAGTSNSGTWDVLWTPPADANFGNVTFYVAGNAANNNGREDPGDHIYSSSLTVSPTTGNPPPTTTTFALPQLAFGGGWYTALYFNNTTGSAVSVKANFLGQDGNPITVPDAGGTSKTLDIGPNGTAIFEASNTGSLTQGWVKVDLPDGVIGYAIFRQSVQGRADQEAVVPLTSITQSTSTLIWDDTAFATAVAVANPTDSAATVNVEVLDDTGNSIGTSTINVPANGKAASILRDLQGLGGMVGHRGLAKFSVPSGGVSVLGLRFGGEAFTSIPTQAPAGTSFALPQLAFGGGWYTALYFSNTTGSAVSVTTNFVGQDGNPLSVPDAGGTSKTLNINANGTAIFEATNTGALTEGWVKVDLPQGVIGYAIFRQSVQGRADQEAVVPLTGTTLPTSTMIWDDTAFATAVAVANPTGNAASVDVLVLDANGNQIGSSNIPIPANGKTARVLRDLPGLSGMVSKRGVAKFSVPSAGLSVLGLRFGGEAFTSIPTVQK, from the coding sequence ATGAAGATGGGGAAAATCCACAACACTACAAGACTGCTCATCTGCGCCGCATTTTTTGGCGCTTCACTGTTTGCTCGCAGTGCCGGGGCCCCGGCATTTGTAACGGGCGCGCCCGGCGATGGTATCTGCACCGATTGCCACGGAGGTGTTGCGAACACCGGCGGGGGCAACGTGAAGGTTGCCCTGGTGGACGCCACGAACTGGACGCCGGGGCAGCAGGTTCGGCTGCGGATCACGCTGACTGATGCGACGGCGCAGCGTTGGGGCTTCGAAATTTCGCCGCGCATGGCGTCGGACGCAAACAAGAGTGCCGGGACCCTGGAGGTGGCGGATGCGGCAAATACGCGGAAGATCAACTCCGCCGGCATCGATTTCATCACGCATACTTCCACAGGCACCTACGCGGGCACTTCGAACTCCGGAACCTGGGACGTCCTGTGGACGCCGCCGGCCGACGCCAACTTCGGCAACGTGACATTCTACGTGGCCGGCAACGCGGCCAACAACAATGGCCGCGAGGATCCGGGCGACCACATCTACAGCAGTTCGCTCACGGTGTCGCCGACCACCGGCAATCCTCCGCCAACCACGACTACCTTCGCACTGCCGCAGCTTGCCTTTGGCGGCGGCTGGTATACGGCGCTGTACTTCAACAACACGACAGGCAGCGCCGTTTCCGTCAAGGCCAACTTCCTGGGCCAGGACGGGAATCCAATCACAGTTCCCGATGCCGGTGGAACCTCCAAGACACTGGACATCGGGCCCAACGGCACGGCTATCTTTGAGGCCAGCAACACGGGTTCACTCACACAGGGATGGGTGAAGGTGGATCTGCCGGACGGTGTGATCGGCTACGCCATCTTCCGGCAGAGTGTCCAGGGGCGCGCCGATCAGGAGGCGGTGGTTCCCTTGACCAGCATCACCCAATCCACGAGTACGCTCATCTGGGACGATACGGCATTTGCCACGGCCGTCGCGGTCGCAAACCCGACCGACAGCGCGGCTACGGTGAATGTCGAAGTGCTGGATGACACTGGCAACTCCATCGGCACGTCCACCATCAATGTACCGGCCAACGGGAAGGCCGCCTCGATTCTGCGGGATTTGCAGGGCCTGGGCGGAATGGTGGGGCATCGGGGCCTCGCTAAGTTCTCAGTGCCGTCAGGTGGTGTGTCGGTGCTGGGGCTGCGGTTTGGCGGGGAGGCATTCACCTCCATCCCCACACAGGCTCCCGCGGGTACGTCGTTCGCACTACCGCAACTCGCCTTTGGCGGCGGGTGGTATACGGCGTTGTACTTCAGCAACACGACGGGCAGCGCCGTTTCCGTCACCACCAACTTCGTCGGCCAGGACGGCAATCCGTTGTCGGTTCCCGATGCAGGCGGCACATCGAAGACGCTCAACATTAACGCCAACGGAACGGCCATCTTCGAGGCGACCAACACCGGCGCGCTCACCGAGGGGTGGGTGAAAGTGGATCTGCCACAAGGCGTGATCGGCTATGCCATCTTCCGGCAGAGCGTTCAAGGGCGGGCCGACCAGGAAGCGGTGGTGCCGCTGACTGGCACCACGCTGCCCACCAGCACGATGATCTGGGATGACACAGCCTTCGCGACCGCAGTGGCGGTGGCGAATCCGACCGGGAACGCGGCGTCGGTGGACGTTCTGGTGCTGGATGCCAACGGCAATCAGATTGGTTCCTCCAACATCCCGATTCCGGCCAATGGCAAGACCGCCAGAGTGCTGCGCGATCTTCCCGGCTTGAGCGGGATGGTGAGCAAGCGGGGCGTTGCGAAGTTCTCGGTGCCGTCAGCCGGACTCTCGGTACTCGGACTGCGCTTTGGCGGGGAGGCGTTCACCTCGATTCCCACAGTGCAGAAATAG
- a CDS encoding cytochrome c: protein MKKVLLYVGVALVVIVGGGFAFLELKKPAMNTPSALKVEATADRLQRGKYIFENVSDCGGCHSERNWEKFGGPVYDGRVGVGFVFPPELGLPGKVVAPNLTPDPETGIGGWTDGEKLRAIREGVSKDGRALFPFMPYPHFRKMSDEDAYSVVAYMNSLQPVKNRLPKTELNFPIDLMIKFVPAPVVSPAPPPDRSNKLKYGEYLVEMGGCIECHTQMERGKMVAGKEFGGGTEFNFKGMLVRSANISPDPETGLGKWGEQRFVDKFKGFANMTYDNAPRMNQSNFTLMPWLPMSQLPEEDLRAIYAYLRTVKPVFNSIEVHPPAPPAAQ from the coding sequence TTGAAAAAGGTTCTGCTTTACGTTGGCGTCGCCCTGGTGGTGATTGTGGGTGGCGGTTTCGCCTTCCTCGAGCTCAAGAAGCCCGCGATGAATACGCCCTCCGCCCTCAAGGTGGAGGCCACGGCCGATCGGCTGCAGCGCGGCAAGTACATCTTCGAAAATGTATCCGACTGCGGCGGCTGCCACAGTGAACGAAACTGGGAGAAATTCGGAGGCCCCGTCTATGACGGCCGCGTGGGTGTGGGCTTCGTGTTTCCGCCCGAACTTGGCCTGCCCGGCAAGGTCGTCGCCCCGAATCTCACGCCCGATCCTGAAACCGGCATCGGCGGGTGGACCGATGGAGAGAAACTGCGGGCCATTCGCGAAGGCGTTTCCAAGGATGGCCGCGCCCTCTTCCCCTTCATGCCCTACCCGCATTTCCGCAAGATGAGTGATGAGGATGCCTACTCCGTCGTCGCCTACATGAACTCTCTGCAGCCGGTGAAGAACCGCCTGCCGAAGACCGAGCTGAACTTTCCCATCGACCTCATGATCAAGTTCGTGCCCGCGCCCGTTGTGAGCCCGGCTCCCCCGCCCGATCGCTCCAACAAGCTGAAGTACGGCGAGTATCTGGTGGAAATGGGCGGCTGCATCGAATGCCACACACAGATGGAGCGGGGCAAGATGGTCGCGGGCAAGGAATTCGGGGGCGGCACGGAGTTCAACTTCAAAGGCATGCTGGTGCGTAGCGCCAACATCTCTCCGGACCCCGAAACCGGCCTTGGCAAATGGGGCGAGCAGCGCTTTGTCGACAAGTTCAAGGGCTTCGCCAACATGACCTACGACAACGCGCCGCGGATGAACCAGAGCAACTTCACGTTGATGCCCTGGCTACCCATGTCGCAGTTGCCGGAAGAGGATCTGCGGGCGATCTATGCGTATCTGCGGACGGTGAAGCCGGTCTTCAACTCAATCGAGGTGCATCCACCCGCCCCACCGGCGGCCCAGTGA
- the pyk gene encoding pyruvate kinase — protein sequence MTNTKIVATLGPASSSPEMIRKLIQAGVDVFRLNASHGTVEQRHEAVVEIRKAAEELKLNTGILLDLQGPKIRIGTFEGGSAALVPGAEFVITTEDVIGNTEGASTTYKDFARDVKSGDRVLLADGAMELSVIDSDGIRARCRVVTGGVIKDKKGINLPGVQLSTPSMTRRDMENMLAGLQVGVDLVALSFVRRSSDVLRLRLFLEEKGSNLPIIAKIEKPEAVDNIKDILSESDGVMVARGDLGVECPMEKVPFIQKSIIESARRAGKFVITATQMLESMIENPFPTRAEVSDVANAIYDGTDAVMLSGETSVGKYPVEAVRMMDRTAAQAEESTRKYGFRELPSREYVTHAEIVSDSAYHAAKMAGAQAIVVFSSSGSSARHVARFRPPVPIFVFTQTQQVARSLAIVFGISAIVAPHTTSTDEMMAQMDRVLVERGLLKPRDSVVFVAGMPIGRPGSTNMMKLHRVGEIG from the coding sequence ATGACCAACACCAAGATCGTTGCCACACTGGGACCGGCCTCCAGCTCTCCCGAGATGATCCGCAAGCTCATCCAGGCCGGTGTCGACGTATTTCGCCTGAACGCTTCTCACGGGACCGTGGAACAACGCCACGAAGCCGTAGTGGAGATTCGCAAGGCCGCTGAAGAACTCAAGCTGAACACGGGCATCCTGCTCGACCTGCAGGGCCCGAAGATTCGAATCGGAACGTTCGAGGGCGGCTCCGCCGCGCTTGTGCCTGGTGCCGAGTTCGTCATCACCACCGAGGACGTGATCGGCAACACCGAGGGCGCCTCCACCACCTACAAAGATTTCGCCCGCGACGTCAAGAGTGGCGACCGTGTGCTTTTGGCCGATGGAGCCATGGAGTTGAGCGTCATCGATTCCGACGGCATCCGCGCTCGCTGCCGCGTCGTCACCGGGGGTGTCATCAAAGATAAGAAGGGCATCAATCTGCCCGGTGTCCAGCTTTCCACCCCATCCATGACCCGGCGCGACATGGAGAACATGCTGGCCGGCCTCCAGGTGGGTGTGGATCTCGTCGCTCTCAGCTTTGTCCGCCGATCGAGCGATGTGCTGCGCCTGCGCCTCTTTCTTGAGGAAAAGGGCTCAAACCTGCCCATCATCGCCAAGATCGAGAAGCCCGAGGCTGTCGACAACATCAAGGACATTCTCAGCGAGAGCGACGGCGTCATGGTGGCGCGCGGCGACTTGGGCGTCGAATGCCCCATGGAGAAAGTCCCTTTCATCCAGAAGTCGATCATTGAATCGGCCCGCCGCGCCGGCAAATTCGTCATTACGGCGACGCAGATGCTGGAGTCGATGATCGAGAATCCGTTTCCCACGCGCGCCGAGGTCAGCGATGTAGCCAACGCCATTTACGACGGTACCGATGCCGTGATGCTCTCCGGCGAGACCTCGGTGGGCAAATACCCGGTGGAAGCCGTGCGCATGATGGACCGCACCGCCGCCCAGGCAGAGGAATCCACCCGCAAGTACGGATTCCGCGAGCTGCCTAGCCGCGAATACGTGACTCACGCCGAAATCGTATCGGACTCGGCCTATCACGCGGCCAAAATGGCGGGCGCGCAGGCCATCGTCGTCTTCAGTTCCTCCGGATCCAGCGCGCGCCACGTTGCCCGGTTCCGGCCGCCCGTCCCCATCTTTGTCTTCACCCAGACGCAGCAGGTGGCCCGCTCGCTGGCCATTGTCTTCGGAATCAGCGCCATTGTTGCACCGCACACCACTTCGACCGACGAGATGATGGCTCAGATGGATCGTGTTCTCGTCGAAAGGGGACTGCTCAAGCCGCGCGACAGCGTTGTCTTTGTCGCCGGCATGCCCATCGGCCGCCCCGGCAGCACCAACATGATGAAGCTCCATCGCGTCGGCGAAATCGGATAG